In one window of Kosmotoga pacifica DNA:
- the rpsR gene encoding 30S ribosomal protein S18 has translation MRERRRKTKKKCRLCSMKLTYVDYKNTSLLRDFMTDKGKIIPKRITGNCAKHQRMIKTAIKRARHMALLPYTKE, from the coding sequence ATGAGGGAAAGAAGAAGAAAAACTAAGAAGAAGTGTAGGCTTTGCAGCATGAAGCTCACCTATGTTGATTATAAAAACACCTCCCTTTTGAGAGATTTCATGACAGACAAGGGCAAAATCATCCCTAAAAGGATCACAGGAAACTGCGCCAAGCACCAGAGGATGATCAAGACAGCAATAAAGCGTGCAAGACATATGGCACTGCTTCCGTACACCAAGGAATAA
- the rplI gene encoding 50S ribosomal protein L9: MKVILLKDIPKLGKKGELKEVSNGYGRNFLIPRGLAVEATKGELAKLRSEQEQKEKREEKVRKRSEELLKKIVQKHFRLKVKAGGSGKLFGAITSKDIAELISKELQIEFDKKNIILPENIKKVGEYEIELKLPGNVKGKIKITVEGPEVE; this comes from the coding sequence GTGAAAGTCATTCTTCTAAAGGATATTCCGAAACTTGGAAAGAAAGGGGAGCTCAAAGAGGTTTCTAATGGCTACGGAAGGAATTTTCTCATTCCTAGGGGCCTCGCTGTTGAAGCAACAAAAGGTGAACTCGCAAAGCTTCGCTCAGAGCAAGAACAGAAAGAAAAGCGTGAAGAAAAGGTTCGTAAAAGAAGCGAAGAACTGTTGAAAAAAATTGTACAGAAACATTTTAGGCTTAAAGTTAAAGCTGGCGGATCTGGAAAGCTTTTTGGCGCTATTACAAGCAAAGACATAGCTGAGCTCATCTCGAAGGAACTACAGATTGAATTCGATAAAAAGAATATCATATTACCTGAAAACATAAAAAAAGTGGGGGAATATGAAATTGAGTTAAAACTCCCTGGAAATGTGAAAGGAAAGATAAAGATCACAGTGGAAGGACCAGAGGTGGAATAG
- a CDS encoding MBL fold metallo-hydrolase: MEFKIYSKALYSTWILYRPERLLFDVGESISSVLGNSVYAIKDVVLTHGHVDHIAGLWGLINTRNVAMGDRKKPLRIIFPRGNRAIQAYLDFIIGMNPRLRYEVILNPVDPNEEIFLRTAGNFKRWLVPFRVRHTPGEISYGYHIIEERKKLKAEFRSLDSNAIVELVKKHGREYITENFTKKVLTISGDSYALPPEIIDNSETLLHECTFLDGRDRKNQNHSTLEEIIENVKASNGIKRLILYHISGRYTTRIKRLSKDLIDKLEDRELEIHFVHPEKLFVL, from the coding sequence TTGGAATTCAAAATATATTCCAAGGCACTTTATTCCACCTGGATACTGTATCGTCCGGAACGTTTGCTTTTTGATGTGGGTGAAAGTATCTCAAGTGTGCTGGGGAATAGTGTCTATGCTATAAAAGATGTCGTTCTCACTCATGGGCACGTGGATCACATTGCGGGACTATGGGGACTGATCAATACGCGGAACGTGGCGATGGGTGATAGGAAAAAACCGCTGAGAATTATCTTCCCCCGGGGCAACAGAGCTATACAAGCATATCTTGATTTCATAATAGGGATGAATCCTCGGCTAAGATACGAGGTGATTCTAAATCCTGTGGATCCAAATGAAGAGATATTCCTCAGGACAGCTGGAAACTTCAAGCGGTGGTTGGTACCCTTCAGAGTCAGACACACCCCTGGAGAAATTAGCTATGGATATCATATAATTGAAGAGAGAAAAAAACTAAAAGCTGAATTTCGCAGTCTAGATTCCAATGCCATTGTCGAACTAGTGAAAAAACACGGTAGAGAATACATCACAGAGAACTTTACGAAAAAAGTGTTGACCATAAGTGGCGATAGTTATGCTCTTCCTCCGGAGATTATTGACAATAGTGAAACGCTATTGCATGAATGTACCTTTCTTGATGGCAGGGACAGAAAAAACCAGAATCACTCTACCCTCGAGGAAATAATTGAAAATGTTAAAGCATCGAACGGCATTAAAAGGTTGATACTGTACCATATCTCCGGAAGGTATACAACGAGAATCAAAAGACTTTCAAAAGATCTTATTGATAAACTCGAGGATAGGGAGTTGGAAATACACTTCGTTCACCCCGAAAAACTCTTTGTCCTTTAG
- a CDS encoding NfeD family protein: MNYVGWMIFGVVLLLIEILTPTFFFLWFSIAAFLSGILAMFELNLGWQVSAFAIVSTLLVIFTRPIAKKITGESPRKVYVDELKNSVGKVIQDIDSKMGTGIVKISGESWRAVSVDPDRIIKEGEEVLIERVEGTTVYVKPFKGNEEKEVEKA, from the coding sequence ATGAACTATGTGGGATGGATGATCTTCGGCGTCGTTCTTCTTTTGATTGAAATACTAACCCCAACGTTTTTTTTCCTCTGGTTCTCGATAGCGGCGTTTCTATCTGGTATCCTTGCTATGTTCGAACTCAATCTTGGCTGGCAGGTTTCTGCTTTTGCTATAGTGAGTACACTTCTGGTGATCTTTACTAGACCAATTGCAAAGAAAATAACCGGCGAATCGCCCAGAAAAGTATACGTGGACGAGCTGAAAAATAGCGTGGGGAAGGTAATTCAGGACATCGATTCCAAAATGGGAACTGGCATCGTCAAGATATCTGGAGAAAGCTGGAGGGCAGTATCCGTGGACCCCGACAGGATTATCAAGGAAGGAGAAGAGGTCTTGATTGAACGCGTTGAAGGTACCACTGTGTATGTGAAACCTTTTAAAGGCAATGAGGAAAAGGAGGTGGAAAAGGCATGA